One window of Papaver somniferum cultivar HN1 chromosome 9, ASM357369v1, whole genome shotgun sequence genomic DNA carries:
- the LOC113313555 gene encoding pyruvate kinase 1, cytosolic isoform X1, which yields MHATHLLLEEPIRMASILEPSKTNFYSAMTRIVGTLGSKSRSVEVLSGCLKAGMSVARFDFSLGDAEYHQETLENLKIAVKATKKLCAVMLDTVGAELQVINKSESSISLKADGLVVLTPNQDQEANSEILPISFDGLAKAVKKGDTIFMGQYLFTGSETTSVWLEVSEVKGADVVCVVKNSATLSGALFTLHVSQVHIDLPTLTEKDKEVIRTWGVKNSIDFLSLSYTRHAEDVREARQFLSTLGDIGQTQIFAKIENIEGLTHFDEILQEADGIILSRGNLGIDLPPEKVFLFQKAAVYKCNMAGKPAVVTRVVDSMTDNLRPTRAEATDVANAVLDGTDAILLGAETLRGFYPVETISIVGKICAEAEKVFNQDLYFKKTVKYVGEPMSHLESIASSAVRAAIKVKASIIICFTSSGRAARLIAKYRPTMPVLSVVIPRLKTNQLRWSFTGAFEVGPTARQSLIVRGLFPMLADPRHPAESTNSTNESVLKVALDHGKASGVIKSHDRVVVCQKVGDSSVVKIIELED from the exons ATGCATGCAACACACTTACTTCTCGAGGAACCTATTAGGATGGCTTCAATCCTTGAACCATCCAAAACT AATTTTTACTCTGCAATGACGAGGATCGTTGGAACATTAGGTTCGAAATCGAGATCTGTTGAAGTTCTCTCTGGTTGTCTCAAAGCTGGAATGTCTG TTGCTCGGTTCGATTTCTCTTTAGGAGATGCTGAATACCATCAAGAGACTTTGGAGAATTTGAAAATTGCTGTCAAGGCTACTAAGAAACTTTGCGCC GTAATGTTAGATACTGTTGGGGCAGAGTTACAAGTCATTAATAAGAGTGAGAGTTCCATTTCGCTCAAAGCTGATGGACTTGTTGTTTTGACTCCAAATCAAGATCAAGAAGCCAATTCAGAGATACTACCCATCAGTTTTGATGGACTAGCAAAG GCTGTGAAGAAAGGAGACACAATTTTCATGGGTCAATACCTGTTTACCGGAAGTGAAACTACTTCTGTCTGGCTTGAG GTATCTGAGGTGAAGGGGGCAGACGTTGTTTGTGTCGTAAAGAACTCAGCTACTTTATCTGGGGCATTGTTCACCTTACATGTCTCTCAGGTTCACATTGATTTGCCAACCTTGActgagaaagataaagaa GTCATACGCACATGGGGTGTCAAAAACAGTATTGACTTTCTCTCACTATCATATACTCGACATGCTGAAGATGTCCGTGAA GCTCGCCAGTTTCTTTCCACCTTAGGTGACATCGGTCAAACTCAGATTTTCGCTAAGATCGAAAACATCGAG GGATTAACTCATTTCGATGAAATCCTCCAAGAAGCTGATGGCATTATCCTTTCGCGTGGAAACCTTGGAATCGATTTACCACCAGAGAAG GTGTTCTTATTCCAAAAGGCTGCTGTTTACAAGTGTAATATGGCTGGTAAACCTGCTGTGGTTACCCGTGTTGTGGACAGTATGACGGACAATCTTAGACCAACTCGTGCAGAGGCAACTGATGTGGCTAATGCAGTATTAGACG GAACTGATGCTATCCTTCTTGGTGCTGAGACTCTTCGAGGATTTTACCCCGTTGAGACCATCtctattgttggaaaaatttgtGCCGAG GCTGAAAAAGTTTTCAACCAGGACTTATACTTCAAGAAGACTGTGAAATATGTTGGAGAACCAATGAGCCACTTGGAGTCTATTGCTTCCTCAgcg GTGCGTGCAGCAATTAAGGTGAAGGCATCTATTATAATCTGCTTCACTTCATCTGGAAGGGCTGCTAG ATTGATTGCTAAGTATAGGCCAACAATGCCCGTGCTGTCAGTTGTTATTCCTCGACTCAAAACGAATCAACTTCGTTGGAGTTTCACTGGTGCCTTTGAGGTAGGACCCACG GCAAGACAATCACTTATTGTAAGAGGTCTTTTCCCCATGCTCGCCGATCCTCGTCACCCA GCTGAGTCAACGAATTCCACAAACGAGTCAGT
- the LOC113313555 gene encoding pyruvate kinase 1, cytosolic isoform X2 yields the protein MHATHLLLEEPIRMASILEPSKTNFYSAMTRIVGTLGSKSRSVEVLSGCLKAGMSVARFDFSLGDAEYHQETLENLKIAVKATKKLCAVMLDTVGAELQVINKSESSISLKADGLVVLTPNQDQEANSEILPISFDGLAKAVKKGDTIFMGQYLFTGSETTSVWLEVSEVKGADVVCVVKNSATLSGALFTLHVSQVHIDLPTLTEKDKEVIRTWGVKNSIDFLSLSYTRHAEDVREARQFLSTLGDIGQTQIFAKIENIEGLTHFDEILQEADGIILSRGNLGIDLPPEKVFLFQKAAVYKCNMAGKPAVVTRVVDSMTDNLRPTRAEATDVANAVLDGTDAILLGAETLRGFYPVETISIVGKICAEAEKVFNQDLYFKKTVKYVGEPMSHLESIASSAVRAAIKVKASIIICFTSSGRAARLIAKYRPTMPVLSVVIPRLKTNQLRWSFTGAFEARQSLIVRGLFPMLADPRHPAESTNSTNESVLKVALDHGKASGVIKSHDRVVVCQKVGDSSVVKIIELED from the exons ATGCATGCAACACACTTACTTCTCGAGGAACCTATTAGGATGGCTTCAATCCTTGAACCATCCAAAACT AATTTTTACTCTGCAATGACGAGGATCGTTGGAACATTAGGTTCGAAATCGAGATCTGTTGAAGTTCTCTCTGGTTGTCTCAAAGCTGGAATGTCTG TTGCTCGGTTCGATTTCTCTTTAGGAGATGCTGAATACCATCAAGAGACTTTGGAGAATTTGAAAATTGCTGTCAAGGCTACTAAGAAACTTTGCGCC GTAATGTTAGATACTGTTGGGGCAGAGTTACAAGTCATTAATAAGAGTGAGAGTTCCATTTCGCTCAAAGCTGATGGACTTGTTGTTTTGACTCCAAATCAAGATCAAGAAGCCAATTCAGAGATACTACCCATCAGTTTTGATGGACTAGCAAAG GCTGTGAAGAAAGGAGACACAATTTTCATGGGTCAATACCTGTTTACCGGAAGTGAAACTACTTCTGTCTGGCTTGAG GTATCTGAGGTGAAGGGGGCAGACGTTGTTTGTGTCGTAAAGAACTCAGCTACTTTATCTGGGGCATTGTTCACCTTACATGTCTCTCAGGTTCACATTGATTTGCCAACCTTGActgagaaagataaagaa GTCATACGCACATGGGGTGTCAAAAACAGTATTGACTTTCTCTCACTATCATATACTCGACATGCTGAAGATGTCCGTGAA GCTCGCCAGTTTCTTTCCACCTTAGGTGACATCGGTCAAACTCAGATTTTCGCTAAGATCGAAAACATCGAG GGATTAACTCATTTCGATGAAATCCTCCAAGAAGCTGATGGCATTATCCTTTCGCGTGGAAACCTTGGAATCGATTTACCACCAGAGAAG GTGTTCTTATTCCAAAAGGCTGCTGTTTACAAGTGTAATATGGCTGGTAAACCTGCTGTGGTTACCCGTGTTGTGGACAGTATGACGGACAATCTTAGACCAACTCGTGCAGAGGCAACTGATGTGGCTAATGCAGTATTAGACG GAACTGATGCTATCCTTCTTGGTGCTGAGACTCTTCGAGGATTTTACCCCGTTGAGACCATCtctattgttggaaaaatttgtGCCGAG GCTGAAAAAGTTTTCAACCAGGACTTATACTTCAAGAAGACTGTGAAATATGTTGGAGAACCAATGAGCCACTTGGAGTCTATTGCTTCCTCAgcg GTGCGTGCAGCAATTAAGGTGAAGGCATCTATTATAATCTGCTTCACTTCATCTGGAAGGGCTGCTAG ATTGATTGCTAAGTATAGGCCAACAATGCCCGTGCTGTCAGTTGTTATTCCTCGACTCAAAACGAATCAACTTCGTTGGAGTTTCACTGGTGCCTTTGAG GCAAGACAATCACTTATTGTAAGAGGTCTTTTCCCCATGCTCGCCGATCCTCGTCACCCA GCTGAGTCAACGAATTCCACAAACGAGTCAGT
- the LOC113313651 gene encoding vacuolar protein sorting-associated protein 41 homolog isoform X1 translates to MATYCDQGEGPIHAMKWRTRLIAWAKNPGIKVYDTTNDQRIIFVARQQEPMHPGLTTSHILAGRYSLGYWVRHISNDCCHKGER, encoded by the exons ATGGCTACGTACTGTGACCAG GGTGAGGGTCCAATACATGCAATGAAGTGGAGAACACGCCTTATTGCATGGGCTAAAAATCCTGGGATTAAAGTATACGACACAACAAATGATCAGCGCATCATATTTGTTGCGAGACAACAAGAACCCATGCATCCAGGTCTTACTACCTCACATATATTAGCAG GACGATACTCTCTTGGTTATTGGGTCAGGCACATCAGTAATGATTGTTGCCACAAGGGGGAACGCTAA
- the LOC113313651 gene encoding vacuolar protein sorting-associated protein 41 homolog isoform X2, with protein MATYCDQGEGPIHAMKWRTRLIAWAKNPGIKVYDTTNDQRIIFVARQQEPMHPGRYSLGYWVRHISNDCCHKGER; from the exons ATGGCTACGTACTGTGACCAG GGTGAGGGTCCAATACATGCAATGAAGTGGAGAACACGCCTTATTGCATGGGCTAAAAATCCTGGGATTAAAGTATACGACACAACAAATGATCAGCGCATCATATTTGTTGCGAGACAACAAGAACCCATGCATCCAG GACGATACTCTCTTGGTTATTGGGTCAGGCACATCAGTAATGATTGTTGCCACAAGGGGGAACGCTAA